The Cutaneotrichosporon cavernicola HIS019 DNA, chromosome: 5 DNA segment ACTCTACATCTACACAGTCTAACCTCTAATCTACTCTTAAAATGCACACATACGTGTGCAAAGCCGCGCCTCAACTATCCCAACTATTATCCCAATCCCGGCGTTCGACATCACATCTTCATCCGCCGCTTGAGATTCTCGACCCGCTCCCACGGATAATCCCCGTTCCACACCTCGCGCCCCAGGATCGTCTTGATCGTGGGTAGCCCATCCTGCTCAATGACAAAACTCGCCGCTACGTTGGCCCACACCAccgctgttgtcagctgctGCCCGTCCATGAGCCCATGGTCTCGGCTAGCAGACTCACCCTCATGCATGTCCTTTCCTTcgtccagcgccgccaTCAGCCCGCCCATGAACGCGTTCCCTGCGCCCGTCGGGTCGACCACCTTGGTCTTGTATCCAGGCATGTCGGGATGCCAGAACGCAGGTGCCCAGTACACGGGTTGCACGTGGCTGGGCGTTCCCGGGTTcgacaccttcctcgacgccgggTGTGGTGACGGCGTGCGCACGAGCTCGGACGTCAGTGCGTAGCAACATCCCAAGGGCCCGGCGCGGATTACAGCCCCGATTCGTGGTCGAAACGCCACCAGCGAGCGTGCCGCCCACTCAAGGACGGGTACGAGTTCGTTTTCCGACGAGAGGGCGCGGTCAAACATCTGCAGCGCTTCCGTGTGGTTTGGGCTGTTGTGAGCTTCAGCGTACTAATCCCAGCTCACCTGATGATGTCGACCTGTCGCGTGAGCTTTGAGATGAGGGCAAGGTTCTCGGGTACACAGGAtggctgctgtcagcttgcaCAGAGCTCCCTAGCTAACAGGTTCTGGTTCCCAGACGAGTCCAGGTTGCCAGCCACCATCGATCTCAGCGGACATGGCAGCAATGTCCTGGATAACCTGGTCCGCGCGGGCCGGGTACGACACAAGGTGTAGCCAGTCGGGCAAAGGGGACTGGAAAtcggtgtcgaggagcgcgcgtGGCGTCAGGAGCAGAGGCACCGAAAGGTACTCGAAGCTGTGAGTCAGAAGCCGAGCGAGCTTGCGGCGGGCCTGGACATAGCATCTAGGACAAACGAAACAAGGCGCATACCGACATGCCACTCACCCCCGCACCTGTCCGTTGTACCGATTCACTGCACGCGTTGTACCTGCGCCGTCATGCCTCTCACGCCACGCCCACATGTCAGTGCCGTAGCTCTCGAGCTGTGCCTTCATCGAGGCCGGCAGCGTCTCGGGCG contains these protein-coding regions:
- the MAK32 gene encoding uncharacterized protein (pfkB family carbohydrate kinase), which gives rise to MTLQRPRIATLEAFIIDTFTNVGTDGTEVPVDKADQIGGAGTYGIIGARIFLPPSRLAMIVDYTPETLPASMKAQLESYGTDMWAWRERHDGAGTTRAVNRYNGQVRGFEYLSVPLLLTPRALLDTDFQSPLPDWLHLVSYPARADQVIQDIAAMSAEIDGGWQPGLVWEPEPPSCVPENLALISKLTRQVDIISPNHTEALQMFDRALSSENELVPVLEWAARSLVAFRPRIGAVIRAGPLGCCYALTSELVRTPSPHPASRKVSNPGTPSHVQPVYWAPAFWHPDMPGYKTKVVDPTGAGNAFMGGLMAALDEGKDMHEAVVWANVAASFVIEQDGLPTIKTILGREVWNGDYPWERVENLKRRMKM